TCCGATGAAATCCCTTCCTCCTTTCCATCGCCTCGCCCAACAGTCGTAGCCTCCCAGGTCCCTAGCCTCTTCCGAGAGCCCTACATCTTGTCAGGATACCGTCCCATCAACCAGGACTGGCGCTGCTACCTCCTGAGCCTCTTCCAGAGACACAATGAATCGCTGAATGTTTGGACTCACTTGTTGGCGGGTTCTGTGCTGCTGTTCCGCTGGTGGGCCAACGTAGGCACCCTGGGGTACACCTTAGATGCAGCTTCTCTGCCTCTCAGTGTCTTCCTGCTATCTTCCCTTACCtatctgtgtttcagtgtagcGGCTCATCTTTTTCAGTCTCACTCTGAACATGCAcactatttcttcttcttcctggaCTATGTGGGTGTTGCCGTCTATCAGTACGGCTCCTCGCTTGGTCATTATTTCTACGCATCAGAGTCAGCATGGAGGGAAAGCTGCATTGGACTGTTGTTTTTACCTGGAGCGTTGTTCTTTGGGTGGTATTCCTGTGCATGCTGCTGTTTCGCTAAGTCCAGGTATCGCCGGCCATATCCGTTGGAACGCAGAATCTGTCAGCTGATTCCGATGTCCCTAGCATACCTGTTAGACATCAGCCCTGTGGTCCATCGCCTGTGTACTGTCTCCTGGGCACAGGAGCCCTCGCTGCCCTTCCATGCCCTCCAGATTGCCTTTTTCCTGCTGTCAGTCGTCTTTTTCTCCTGTCCCATCCCTGAGCGCTTCTTCCCGGGCCGCTGTGACTTTGTGGGTCAGGGTCACCAGATCTTCCATCTGTTTCTGTCCCTGTGCACCCTTTTCCAGCTGGAGGCTCTGTTCCGGGATTACGCCAGGCGGAGAGATGAAGTGGTGGAAGTATTTGGAGCGAGGCAGCTGTGGTGGTCTTGTGTGTCCATCCTAgcactgtttctgtgttgtgtcCTGACTGCCCTCATCACCATAAAGCACTTGAGCAAAACACTGCATagccaaaaagagagagagaaatgacacaTTTGTATGTGGttgtatgcagtgtgtgtgagagtgtgtgtgtgtgtgtgtgtgtgtgtgtgtgtgtgtgtgtgtgtgtgtgtgtgtgtgtgtgtgtgtgtgtaaatgagagagtgacagagaaagGGAGTGGTGGTGGTAAAATGTTCCAAATATTATTAAATCTGTAATTATGATGAAATAATACTTATTTTTGTAACAAGTTGTCTCTGATGAATCAGCCATTCCTCTTTATattgaaatgataaaatgtagAGCTAATTTAATTGTTCTTGTTACATTTCTGAGGTGATTTTACGACTAAACAGAAGACTTATTACAAAGTAAGCGTACTATAAGGGGCTGGGGTTGGGGATTTTTGGGGTCGATACGATATCtatttttggaagaaaaaaacattctgataaCGATATATCGGCACActaattttgatttaaaaataaacaattataaataaaaactatttaaaaaaaactttaattgaaTAAACCTAGTTATATCGTCATGTCGGATATAAAATTAGCCAATACCGATAGCCACATGAtacgctaatatcggccgattaatcggtcgggttCTACTTACTATGTCTAAGTAAAGTCTCCCACAATGAGTCATCGTTCAATTCACTTGAAGCTGCTGTTGGTGGAGGTTTTTCTGAGGAGTATGTGGATGAAGGTTATCTGTCTTAAACATACCAGGAGTAAACCTAGATGTGACTAAATGTATGCCTAGCCCTGTAAATGATGGTAAGAAAATCATGTCATGCTCTTTGTGGAGAAGatg
The Labrus mixtus chromosome 12, fLabMix1.1, whole genome shotgun sequence genome window above contains:
- the paqr8 gene encoding membrane progestin receptor beta, producing the protein MIGVILQQLNALTLSIKHGCRLPRLSDEIPSSFPSPRPTVVASQVPSLFREPYILSGYRPINQDWRCYLLSLFQRHNESLNVWTHLLAGSVLLFRWWANVGTLGYTLDAASLPLSVFLLSSLTYLCFSVAAHLFQSHSEHAHYFFFFLDYVGVAVYQYGSSLGHYFYASESAWRESCIGLLFLPGALFFGWYSCACCCFAKSRYRRPYPLERRICQLIPMSLAYLLDISPVVHRLCTVSWAQEPSLPFHALQIAFFLLSVVFFSCPIPERFFPGRCDFVGQGHQIFHLFLSLCTLFQLEALFRDYARRRDEVVEVFGARQLWWSCVSILALFLCCVLTALITIKHLSKTLHSQKEREK